The sequence below is a genomic window from Mycobacterium heidelbergense.
GGTGCGGGGCTGGCGTTTTCGCGAGCGATCGGCGAGTTCGGGTCGGTGGTGCTGATCGGCGGCGCGGTGCCGGGCAAGACGGAAGTGTCGTCGCAGTGGATACGGACGTTGATCGAGAACGACGACCGCACCGGTGCGGCCGCGATATCCATTGTGCTGCTGGCGATCTCGTTCGTCGTGCTGTTCATCTTGCGGATCGTGGGCGGGCGGGCGGCCAAGCGTGAGGAGTTGGCCGGATGACATCCTCGCCGCGGGTTCGCTACCTGATCCGGTCCGCCGCGCTCGCGTACATCTTCGTCCTGCTCGTCGTTCCGGTGACGCTGATCCTGTGGCGCACGTTCCGGCCCGGGTTCGGTCAGTTCGTCGACTGGGTGAGCACGCCGGCCGCGATATCGGCGCTGAATTTGACGCTGCTGGTGGTCGCCATCGTGGTGCCACTCAACGTGATCTTCGGCATCCCGACCGCGCTGGTGCTGGCGCGCAACCGCTTTCGCGGCAAGGGTCTGCTGCAGGCGATCATCGATCTGCCGTTCGCGGTGTCGCCCGTGATCGTGGGCGTGGCGTTGATCCTGCTGTGGGGATCGGCCGGCGCGTTCGGGTTTGTCGAAAAAGATCTCGGGTTCAAGATCATTTTCGGCCTGCCCGGCATCGTGCTGGCCAGCATCTTCGTCACCCTGCCGTTCGTGGTGCGCGAAGTCGAGCCGGTGCTGCACGAGCTGGGAACCGACCAGGAGGAGGCGGCGGCGACGCTGGGTTCGAGTTGGTGGCAGACCTTTTGGCGGATCACGCTGCCGTCGATCCGGTGGGGCCTGACGTACGGCATCGTGCTCACCGTCGCGCGCACCCTCGGCGAATACGGCGCCGTCATCATCGTGTCGTCCAACCTGCCGGGCAAGTCGCAAACGCTGACCTTGCTCGTCTCGGACCGGTACAACCGCGGCGCCGAGTACGGCGCCTACGCGCTGTCGACGCTGCTGATGGGCGTCGCCGTCCTGGTCCTGATCTTCCAGGTCGTCCTCGATGCCCGCCGGGCACGGGCGACCAAGTAGGCCCGACAAGGAGACTCGTAGATGAGCGATAACGGAACCGAGCGCGGCGACCACGCGATCGTCGTGCGCGACGCGTACAAGCACTACGGCGACTTCGTCGCGCTGGACCACGTGGACTTCGTCGTGCCCACCGGTTCGCTGACGGCGCTGCTGGGCCCCAGCGGTTCGGGCAAGTCGACCCTGTTGCGGGCCATCGCCGGCCTCGACCAGCCCGACAGCGGAACCGTCACGATCAACGGCCATGACGTCACCCGGGTCCCGCCGCAGCGTCGCGGCATCGGATTCGTGTTTCAGCACTACGCGGCGTTCAAGCACCTGACCGTTCGCGACAACGTGGCGTACGGGTTGAAGATCCGCAAGCGGCCCAGGGCCGAGGTCAAGGACAAGGTCGACAACCTGCTGGAAGTGGTGGGGCTGAGCGGGTTTCAGACCCGCTACCCCAACCAGCTTTCCGGCGGTCAACGGCAGCGGATGGCGCTGGCCCGGGCGCTGGCCGTCGACCCGCAGGTGCTGCTGCTCGACGAGCCGTTCGGGGCGCTGGACGCCAAGGTCCGCGAGGACCTGCGGACCTGGTTGCG
It includes:
- the cysW gene encoding sulfate ABC transporter permease subunit CysW, producing the protein MTSSPRVRYLIRSAALAYIFVLLVVPVTLILWRTFRPGFGQFVDWVSTPAAISALNLTLLVVAIVVPLNVIFGIPTALVLARNRFRGKGLLQAIIDLPFAVSPVIVGVALILLWGSAGAFGFVEKDLGFKIIFGLPGIVLASIFVTLPFVVREVEPVLHELGTDQEEAAATLGSSWWQTFWRITLPSIRWGLTYGIVLTVARTLGEYGAVIIVSSNLPGKSQTLTLLVSDRYNRGAEYGAYALSTLLMGVAVLVLIFQVVLDARRARATK
- a CDS encoding sulfate/molybdate ABC transporter ATP-binding protein, producing MSDNGTERGDHAIVVRDAYKHYGDFVALDHVDFVVPTGSLTALLGPSGSGKSTLLRAIAGLDQPDSGTVTINGHDVTRVPPQRRGIGFVFQHYAAFKHLTVRDNVAYGLKIRKRPRAEVKDKVDNLLEVVGLSGFQTRYPNQLSGGQRQRMALARALAVDPQVLLLDEPFGALDAKVREDLRTWLRRLHDEVHVTTVLVTHDQQEALDVADRIAVLNKGRIEQVGSPTEVYDSPSNAFVMSFLGAVSELNGALVRPHDIRVGRNPEMAIAGGDGTAESIGVVRATVDRVVALGFEVRVELTSAATGGAFTAQITRGDAEALALGDGDTVYVRATRVPPIVGGVAGPGSDGAAEDRTTLTSA